One window of the Methylocystis parvus OBBP genome contains the following:
- a CDS encoding DUF2269 family protein: MFDPVFLKTAHIVSATVLFGTGLGTAFHGLASNLRGDLHAIVAGNKNVVLADWLFTTPAVIVQPVTGVLLAMDQGWPLDSHWLIAAIGLYLFVGACWLPVVWLQIRMARIAEECLASGAPLPPIYQIYFRWWFALGWPAFISMIAIFWLMVAKPQF, from the coding sequence ATGTTCGATCCCGTCTTCCTCAAGACCGCTCACATTGTGAGCGCCACCGTGCTGTTCGGCACGGGGCTCGGCACCGCCTTTCACGGCCTCGCGAGCAATTTGCGCGGCGATCTCCATGCGATCGTCGCGGGCAACAAGAATGTCGTGCTCGCCGATTGGCTGTTCACGACCCCCGCCGTCATCGTGCAGCCGGTCACCGGCGTGCTGCTCGCAATGGATCAGGGCTGGCCGCTCGATAGTCATTGGCTCATCGCGGCGATCGGCCTGTATCTCTTCGTCGGCGCCTGCTGGCTGCCCGTCGTCTGGCTGCAGATTCGAATGGCGCGCATTGCGGAAGAGTGTCTCGCGAGCGGCGCGCCGCTGCCGCCCATCTACCAGATCTATTTCCGCTGGTGGTTCGCGCTGGGCTGGCCCGCCTTCATCTCGATGATCGCGATCTTCTGGCTGATGGTCGCAAAGCCGCAATTTTAA
- a CDS encoding class I SAM-dependent methyltransferase, with the protein MIPNGKALFNLQDDQQWLDLLIRSVTEPTIGGVEMPRFPHPDFQRKLVGSADGHALQEAYKFYKYFKAYSEALAMPLHPKTKALDFGCGWGRYTRMLWNDIDADSLYGVDVEPETLAVCKGVGSPGTFQRIDAQGPLPFDDNKFDLIIAYSVFSHLPKKLADYWMSELHRVARSGCVIAYTTEPRRFLDFILEIPSPPPTSWHHGLAKFKHMAPKLYQDFDENKFCYIPTSGGEGLDPNVYGDAIIPESYIRDVWGKYFKCFAYVDDPNQFWQAVVIGQKS; encoded by the coding sequence ATGATCCCCAACGGAAAAGCGCTCTTCAATCTACAAGACGACCAGCAATGGCTCGATCTTCTGATCCGCAGCGTGACGGAGCCGACGATTGGCGGAGTAGAAATGCCGCGCTTCCCGCATCCGGATTTCCAAAGAAAGCTCGTCGGCTCTGCTGACGGTCACGCGCTCCAGGAGGCGTACAAGTTCTACAAATACTTTAAGGCCTATTCCGAAGCATTGGCCATGCCGTTGCATCCAAAGACCAAGGCGCTCGATTTCGGATGCGGGTGGGGCCGTTATACCCGCATGCTTTGGAACGATATCGATGCGGATTCCCTTTACGGCGTCGACGTGGAGCCCGAGACGCTCGCAGTTTGCAAAGGCGTCGGCTCGCCGGGGACATTTCAAAGGATCGATGCGCAAGGACCGCTGCCTTTTGACGACAATAAGTTCGATCTGATCATCGCCTATTCGGTGTTCAGCCATCTGCCGAAAAAGCTCGCCGATTATTGGATGTCAGAACTGCACCGCGTCGCGCGGTCGGGCTGCGTGATTGCTTATACGACGGAGCCGCGGCGCTTCCTCGATTTCATCCTGGAAATCCCGAGCCCGCCGCCGACGAGCTGGCATCACGGCCTCGCAAAATTCAAGCATATGGCGCCGAAACTCTATCAGGACTTCGACGAGAACAAATTCTGCTACATTCCCACTTCTGGCGGAGAAGGCCTGGACCCGAACGTTTACGGCGACGCCATCATTCCCGAAAGCTACATCAGGGACGTCTGGGGAAAATACTTCAAATGCTTCGCCTATGTGGACGATCCGAACCAATTCTGGCAGGCGGTCGTAATTGGGCAAAAATCGTGA
- a CDS encoding DUF4166 domain-containing protein, translated as MTALFQKMLGADFDLLPEPVRRFHTLERELFTGGRADIVAPSSSLGARLLSLVAGLPAPGAQVETHVRFSPLPGGREYWRRDFAGRRYQSVMEEARDGRLIEHFGPFDLYFDLAATREGLRWSLSEWRFLKIPLPAMSKPSIECFEGAAGDRFTFDIDVVFPLIGKIVHYGGALSETPATAPIMVYDGVCLLCDGSVRYALDHEITPSIRFVAIQSEEGHDLARRNGVDPDQPDTFLFMENGRVMKKSEALFALARQLRGPARFAVLARILPRIVSDVLYGTIARNRYRLFGRKAECAPDPAQRHRFVLPDGAGNR; from the coding sequence ATGACTGCTCTCTTCCAGAAAATGCTCGGCGCCGATTTCGATCTTCTGCCGGAGCCTGTCCGCCGCTTCCATACGCTCGAGCGCGAACTTTTCACCGGCGGGCGCGCGGATATCGTCGCGCCCAGCTCGTCCCTCGGCGCCCGGCTCCTGTCGCTTGTCGCCGGCTTGCCCGCGCCAGGCGCGCAGGTCGAAACCCATGTCCGCTTCTCGCCGCTCCCCGGCGGTCGCGAATATTGGCGGCGAGACTTTGCGGGCCGGCGCTATCAGAGCGTGATGGAGGAAGCGCGCGACGGCCGCCTCATCGAGCATTTCGGGCCCTTCGATCTCTATTTTGATCTCGCGGCCACGCGCGAGGGGCTGCGCTGGTCGCTCTCCGAATGGCGCTTCCTGAAAATCCCTTTGCCAGCGATGTCGAAACCTTCCATCGAATGTTTCGAAGGCGCGGCGGGCGACCGCTTCACATTCGACATAGACGTGGTCTTCCCGCTCATCGGCAAAATCGTGCATTACGGCGGCGCTCTTTCGGAGACGCCGGCGACCGCCCCCATCATGGTTTATGACGGCGTCTGTCTCTTATGCGACGGCTCTGTGCGCTATGCGCTCGACCACGAGATCACGCCCTCGATCCGCTTTGTGGCGATCCAATCGGAGGAAGGCCACGACCTGGCGCGGCGCAACGGCGTCGATCCGGATCAACCGGACACATTTCTCTTTATGGAGAATGGACGCGTCATGAAGAAATCGGAGGCGCTTTTCGCGCTTGCGCGCCAGTTGCGCGGGCCTGCGCGCTTCGCGGTCCTCGCCCGCATCCTGCCCCGGATTGTCAGCGACGTCTTATATGGGACAATCGCGCGCAACCGCTATCGCCTGTTCGGCCGCAAGGCCGAATGCGCGCCCGACCCGGCGCAGCGCCATCGCTTCGTCCTTCCGGACGGAGCTGGAAACCGCTGA
- a CDS encoding nitroreductase family protein, with product MDALEAIETRTSVAALVEPGPTDAQWAGLLRAGARAPDHGRLRPWRFLIIRGDARRRLGDALAGALLTDQPDAAPETVERERRKPLRAPAILVVAAIPSPHAKAPEIEQILAAGAATQNILLAAHAMGLGAIWRTGAPAYDRRVIAALGLPPEAHIVAFVYLGTPASEPRRRDAEPVVATEWGEIPRDFEAL from the coding sequence ATGGACGCGCTTGAAGCAATCGAAACCCGAACGAGCGTCGCCGCCCTGGTTGAGCCCGGCCCGACCGACGCGCAATGGGCCGGCCTCCTGCGGGCGGGCGCCCGCGCGCCCGATCACGGCCGATTGCGTCCGTGGCGCTTTCTAATTATCCGGGGCGATGCGCGTCGGCGGCTGGGGGACGCGTTGGCCGGGGCTCTCCTGACGGATCAGCCCGACGCAGCGCCTGAAACGGTCGAGCGCGAAAGGCGCAAGCCGCTCCGCGCCCCGGCGATCCTCGTCGTCGCGGCGATCCCCTCGCCTCATGCGAAGGCGCCGGAAATCGAACAGATTCTCGCCGCTGGCGCCGCGACGCAGAATATCCTCCTCGCCGCCCATGCGATGGGACTTGGCGCGATCTGGCGCACGGGCGCGCCGGCCTATGATCGGCGCGTCATAGCGGCGCTTGGTCTGCCGCCAGAAGCGCATATCGTCGCCTTTGTCTATCTTGGAACGCCCGCCTCGGAGCCCAGGCGCAGGGACGCGGAGCCCGTCGTGGCGACGGAATGGGGCGAGATTCCGCGAGACTTCGAGGCGCTTTAA
- a CDS encoding glycoside hydrolase family 99-like domain-containing protein produces MVVTDTETTAAPITRDSESNGQKAQFPAKIKAVAGTDCYDLVETEIGGAFAYVSIGPDPQMILCDPETREHLQLPKGKYRFFFQARITKGRIYRPRLYLNMGEGFSEADDLCVFMRQVVPDVWCGDIYATRHIYTVRFDPSEAQVRFTLIRLAIEDWSPDHLTFGENFYKTLRASYRALPNFLIRRGPLAVAAELTARSLFGGTRKSVRDREIAQAIAEPQIEAPPNDARSADHNLEFRTEFYKEALSVSAGARDSNYAPLPIARTSVAEDNAHVLAFYLPQFHPFPENDEWWGRGFTEWTNVSKAVPQFKGHYQPRLPGELGFYDLRLSDVMARQFELARHFGVQGFCFHYYWFGGKRLLERPVETLLASKDESLNFPFCLCWANENWTRRWDGAEHEVLMKQDHSDEDHERVFDDLLRYFRDPRYIRIDGKPLVVVYRPLIVTNVEKMAEIWRRKAAEAGLPGIYLVATTAFGFSDPLSIGFDALVQFPPHAVSVPEITAEVELFNSDFQGCVYDYRETVDAYLEILDETLEREKKFAYFPGVMTAWDNVARKQSRGHVFHNASPREFHRWLSAANNFSRKYNDSAERLVFVNAWNEWGEGTYLEPDRKFGYAYLWAVAASRDLPLPHRKDLESIAANVARREPASDTALFTHIFYSDLIDELAEWVSTARRSRKLDVVVAMPETWSPKAAARLVELVDPTRLVIVKNCGRDVLPFLQSLRATKALNYKFGCKLHAKKSLHLASGGRWRRGLIEGLVSKEAVDSVFNAFENDPRVGLAAPRESFMSATEPSVIRDNRANMELLLERAGAADASFQDFVAGTMFWFRVAPLQEIAAMDMGEAAFGPELGAIDGTLAHAFERTFPTLLAIKGYTAFGYKNSGDAAAPY; encoded by the coding sequence ATGGTCGTGACAGATACCGAGACAACAGCCGCTCCAATCACGCGAGACTCTGAAAGCAACGGGCAAAAGGCCCAGTTCCCAGCCAAAATCAAAGCCGTCGCCGGAACCGACTGCTACGACCTCGTCGAGACGGAGATCGGCGGAGCGTTCGCCTATGTTTCGATCGGCCCGGACCCGCAGATGATCCTCTGCGATCCCGAGACCCGGGAACATTTACAGCTGCCCAAGGGCAAATACCGGTTCTTTTTCCAGGCCAGGATAACCAAGGGCCGAATATACCGGCCCCGCCTCTATCTGAATATGGGGGAAGGATTCTCCGAGGCCGACGATCTTTGCGTCTTCATGCGTCAGGTCGTCCCCGACGTCTGGTGCGGCGACATTTATGCGACCCGCCACATCTATACTGTGCGATTTGATCCGTCAGAGGCTCAGGTGCGCTTCACCCTCATTCGGCTCGCGATCGAGGATTGGAGCCCGGATCATCTGACCTTCGGGGAAAATTTTTACAAAACGCTCCGCGCCTCCTATCGCGCGCTCCCGAACTTCCTTATCCGGCGCGGTCCCCTCGCCGTCGCCGCCGAATTGACGGCGCGCAGCCTCTTCGGCGGGACGCGTAAAAGCGTCCGCGATCGCGAGATTGCTCAAGCGATCGCCGAGCCGCAAATAGAAGCGCCGCCTAACGACGCGAGAAGCGCCGACCACAATCTGGAGTTTCGTACCGAATTTTATAAGGAAGCGCTGTCGGTGTCGGCCGGGGCTCGCGACTCGAATTACGCGCCTCTTCCTATCGCGCGAACCTCGGTCGCCGAGGACAACGCGCATGTTCTCGCCTTTTACCTTCCGCAGTTTCATCCATTTCCCGAAAATGACGAATGGTGGGGGCGCGGTTTTACCGAATGGACGAACGTCTCAAAAGCGGTTCCGCAGTTCAAAGGCCATTACCAGCCCCGCCTTCCCGGCGAACTGGGGTTTTACGACCTTCGCTTGTCCGACGTCATGGCGCGTCAGTTCGAACTCGCGCGCCACTTCGGCGTCCAGGGCTTCTGCTTCCATTATTACTGGTTCGGCGGCAAGCGTCTTCTCGAGCGCCCCGTCGAGACGCTGCTCGCCAGCAAGGATGAGAGCCTGAACTTCCCCTTCTGCCTATGCTGGGCGAATGAGAATTGGACGCGACGATGGGACGGCGCCGAACATGAGGTCTTGATGAAGCAGGACCATTCGGACGAGGACCATGAACGCGTTTTCGACGACCTGCTGCGTTATTTCCGAGACCCGCGATATATCCGCATCGACGGCAAGCCGCTCGTCGTCGTCTACCGTCCGCTGATTGTGACGAATGTCGAGAAGATGGCGGAGATCTGGCGGCGCAAGGCGGCTGAAGCCGGCTTGCCCGGAATCTATCTTGTCGCGACCACCGCTTTCGGCTTCTCCGACCCGCTTTCCATCGGCTTCGACGCGCTCGTGCAATTTCCGCCGCACGCCGTTTCAGTCCCCGAAATCACCGCGGAAGTCGAACTTTTCAATTCGGATTTTCAAGGCTGCGTTTACGACTATAGAGAGACGGTCGACGCCTATCTCGAAATCCTCGACGAAACGCTCGAAAGAGAGAAAAAATTCGCCTATTTCCCCGGCGTGATGACGGCCTGGGACAATGTCGCGCGCAAACAGAGTCGCGGCCACGTCTTCCACAACGCATCGCCGAGAGAATTTCATCGTTGGCTCTCGGCCGCCAACAACTTCTCGCGCAAATATAACGACTCCGCCGAAAGGCTGGTGTTCGTAAACGCCTGGAACGAATGGGGCGAGGGAACCTATCTCGAACCCGATCGAAAATTCGGCTACGCCTATCTCTGGGCGGTGGCCGCGTCGCGCGATTTGCCGCTCCCCCATCGAAAGGATCTCGAATCCATCGCGGCGAATGTCGCCAGGCGCGAGCCCGCTTCGGATACGGCTCTTTTCACTCACATATTTTACTCGGACCTTATCGACGAACTCGCGGAATGGGTTTCAACCGCGCGAAGATCGCGAAAGCTCGACGTCGTCGTGGCCATGCCGGAGACATGGAGCCCCAAAGCGGCGGCGCGACTCGTGGAGCTCGTCGATCCGACGAGGCTCGTAATCGTGAAAAACTGCGGTCGCGACGTTCTTCCTTTCTTGCAGTCGCTCCGCGCCACGAAGGCTCTCAATTATAAATTCGGCTGCAAATTGCACGCGAAGAAATCGCTGCATCTCGCATCGGGCGGCCGCTGGCGCAGGGGATTGATCGAGGGGTTAGTCAGCAAAGAAGCCGTCGACTCGGTATTTAACGCCTTTGAAAACGACCCGCGCGTCGGGCTCGCCGCGCCTCGAGAATCTTTCATGTCCGCAACCGAGCCGTCGGTGATCCGCGACAATAGGGCGAATATGGAATTGTTGCTCGAGCGCGCCGGAGCGGCCGATGCAAGTTTCCAGGACTTCGTTGCAGGAACCATGTTCTGGTTCCGGGTTGCGCCCCTCCAGGAGATCGCCGCCATGGACATGGGGGAAGCGGCGTTCGGTCCCGAACTTGGCGCAATAGACGGCACGCTGGCGCATGCGTTCGAGCGCACATTCCCGACGCTCCTCGCGATCAAAGGCTACACGGCCTTCGGCTACAAGAACAGCGGCGACGCCGCGGCCCCCTACTGA
- a CDS encoding sensor histidine kinase produces MPPAVFLTASLLTTFFLSVALSLFLLWRARSAPGAPQLAGFVAIVGLYALGLVVPPRVGELLLALAPLGSAVSADFVIRLTGFGRRSLFFVHALGLAATLAQFLFGAGAFFETAEGLRGFRYEGAGLIGVAVALGLAIYGNFLLFVALRRSEGKRRREIAIVLSSALIGLSTVVSFAPPLFGKMIAPWSIVALPAYPATLVYGMLRYELMAANVWARRAAAYALIVLLAAAVSGLLAAAPLSLLAPSMSFLSLWLVVAGAMALAFALGEPIRHAADRLVYLDAEISAERIADWRSELFRADAQADLLDIAQRHLSGAMRPQVEATFASQGREPALRCARANDAWVVRLAGFEDSPPGARRIAVIYADLLAQALDELERRQMQAESERLAELGMLASTIAHDLRNPLNILNMAAASAPLELKQEIVEQTRRMNRLVTDLLDYAKPWRIEPDDVDLRAAFGTVETHIDEEARLRADPLRFAQAVDNLLANARAAGGRVRVFVENESDATRIHICDDGAGVPDDIRDKLFQPFVSRAAEGTGLGLAIVAKVMAAHGGSVSLTTRAGFSTCVTMEFPK; encoded by the coding sequence ATGCCGCCGGCCGTATTTCTCACAGCGTCGCTGCTCACGACATTTTTCCTCAGCGTCGCACTTTCTCTCTTCCTTCTCTGGCGCGCGCGGAGCGCTCCCGGGGCGCCGCAGCTTGCGGGCTTCGTCGCGATTGTCGGCCTCTACGCCCTGGGCCTCGTCGTTCCGCCGCGCGTCGGCGAATTGCTGCTGGCGCTTGCGCCGCTCGGGTCGGCGGTCTCGGCGGATTTCGTGATCAGGCTGACGGGCTTCGGCCGGCGTTCGCTCTTTTTCGTGCATGCGCTCGGCCTCGCGGCGACGCTGGCGCAGTTCCTCTTCGGCGCAGGCGCGTTTTTCGAGACGGCGGAAGGCTTGCGCGGCTTTCGCTATGAGGGCGCAGGTCTGATCGGAGTCGCCGTCGCGCTCGGACTGGCGATTTACGGCAATTTCCTGCTATTCGTCGCGCTACGCCGTTCGGAAGGCAAGAGACGGCGCGAAATCGCCATCGTGCTGTCTTCCGCGCTCATTGGCCTCTCGACCGTCGTTTCCTTCGCGCCTCCGCTTTTCGGCAAAATGATCGCGCCCTGGTCGATCGTCGCGCTGCCCGCTTATCCGGCGACGCTCGTTTACGGCATGCTGCGCTACGAGCTGATGGCGGCGAATGTCTGGGCGCGGCGCGCGGCCGCCTATGCGCTCATTGTCCTGCTCGCGGCGGCTGTCTCGGGGCTGTTGGCGGCGGCCCCGCTCAGTCTGCTGGCGCCGTCGATGAGTTTTCTGTCGCTCTGGCTTGTCGTCGCCGGCGCCATGGCGCTGGCCTTCGCGCTCGGCGAGCCGATCAGACACGCCGCCGACCGGCTCGTCTATCTCGACGCGGAAATATCAGCCGAGCGTATTGCTGATTGGCGGTCGGAGCTCTTTCGCGCCGACGCCCAGGCGGACCTCCTTGATATCGCGCAGCGCCATTTGAGCGGCGCCATGCGGCCGCAGGTCGAAGCGACCTTCGCGTCGCAAGGTCGCGAGCCGGCCCTGCGTTGCGCGCGCGCCAATGACGCATGGGTCGTCCGTCTCGCCGGCTTCGAGGATTCGCCGCCCGGCGCCCGGCGCATCGCCGTGATCTACGCTGACCTCCTTGCGCAGGCGCTGGACGAGCTGGAGCGCCGCCAGATGCAAGCGGAAAGCGAGCGCCTCGCGGAACTCGGCATGCTCGCTTCCACAATCGCGCATGATCTGCGCAATCCGCTCAATATTCTGAACATGGCCGCCGCCTCCGCTCCGTTGGAGCTGAAGCAGGAAATTGTCGAGCAGACGCGGCGCATGAATCGTCTCGTCACGGATCTCCTCGATTACGCCAAACCCTGGCGCATCGAGCCGGACGACGTCGATCTTCGCGCGGCGTTCGGAACGGTCGAGACGCATATTGATGAGGAGGCGCGTCTGCGCGCCGATCCGCTGCGTTTCGCGCAAGCGGTCGACAACCTTCTCGCCAATGCGCGGGCGGCCGGCGGACGCGTCCGCGTCTTTGTCGAAAACGAAAGCGATGCGACGCGCATTCACATTTGCGACGACGGGGCAGGCGTGCCGGACGACATCAGGGACAAATTGTTCCAGCCCTTCGTCTCGCGCGCCGCCGAAGGCACGGGGCTCGGGCTGGCCATCGTCGCGAAGGTCATGGCCGCGCATGGCGGATCGGTCAGCCTTACGACGCGAGCCGGGTTTTCCACCTGCGTCACCATGGAATTCCCGAAATGA
- a CDS encoding SDR family oxidoreductase, translating to MIRILIVGGTGFIGRHIAGALRARGHSVVAASRAAVDLARDSEATLRDKLATFDVVINCAGLVRDAGANSMSAVHADGACNLFRAAISAGVERLIHVSALGVSAEGETGYQRTKSVAEDDLEALDPLGEKIDWRILRPSLVVGRGGASTAWLSAAAMLPRLPRLGHGDWRFQPVHVSDLAELAARLAEGGESPRRIDVVGPRSMNTDELLLTLRDWLGLRPAPFFRIPQRLFLFAAAIGGRVSTGPLNREVVKLLEKGNVADLAGMTTALGRAPRALRDALALQPASDADRVAARFFFLRPLPRWSLGLLWIATGLLSLGLYPIEKSQALVSQIGLSGALGDAAIYGGGALDLLLGALLLLRWRPPLVGLAQLASMTLFTALATRLPAECWLHPFAPLLKNLPVAALILLMIAMEI from the coding sequence ATGATCCGCATTCTTATCGTCGGCGGAACGGGCTTCATCGGACGCCATATCGCCGGCGCGCTTCGTGCGCGCGGCCACAGCGTCGTCGCGGCGTCGCGCGCGGCCGTTGATCTCGCGCGCGACAGCGAAGCGACCTTGCGCGACAAGCTCGCGACCTTCGACGTCGTCATCAACTGCGCCGGCCTCGTCCGCGACGCCGGCGCCAACAGCATGTCGGCCGTCCATGCGGATGGCGCCTGCAATCTCTTTCGCGCCGCCATCTCCGCCGGCGTCGAGCGGCTCATTCATGTGTCGGCGCTCGGCGTCAGCGCCGAGGGCGAGACGGGTTATCAACGAACGAAATCCGTCGCCGAAGACGATCTCGAAGCGCTCGATCCGCTGGGCGAAAAGATCGACTGGCGCATTTTGCGTCCCTCCCTCGTCGTCGGACGCGGAGGCGCGAGCACGGCATGGCTCTCGGCCGCCGCCATGCTTCCCCGCCTGCCCCGTCTCGGCCATGGCGATTGGCGCTTCCAGCCGGTTCATGTGAGCGATCTCGCCGAACTCGCCGCGCGCCTCGCGGAAGGCGGCGAGTCGCCGCGCCGCATCGACGTCGTCGGGCCGCGTTCAATGAACACGGATGAATTATTGCTGACATTGCGCGATTGGCTCGGCCTGCGGCCCGCGCCCTTCTTTCGCATCCCGCAGCGGCTCTTTCTCTTCGCCGCGGCGATCGGCGGGCGCGTCTCGACCGGACCGCTCAATCGCGAGGTCGTGAAGCTTCTCGAAAAAGGCAATGTCGCCGATCTGGCGGGGATGACGACGGCGCTCGGCCGCGCGCCCCGCGCCCTTCGCGACGCGCTGGCCCTGCAGCCGGCGAGCGACGCCGACAGAGTCGCCGCGCGTTTCTTCTTCCTGCGTCCCTTGCCGCGGTGGAGTCTCGGCCTGCTGTGGATCGCGACCGGACTGCTCTCGCTCGGGCTCTATCCGATCGAAAAAAGCCAGGCGCTCGTCTCCCAGATCGGACTCTCCGGCGCGCTTGGCGACGCGGCGATCTATGGCGGCGGCGCGCTCGATCTGCTGCTCGGCGCGCTATTGCTCCTGCGCTGGCGCCCGCCGCTTGTCGGTCTCGCGCAACTCGCCTCGATGACGCTCTTCACCGCGCTCGCGACCCGCCTTCCCGCCGAATGCTGGCTGCATCCCTTCGCGCCGCTGCTGAAGAACCTGCCCGTCGCGGCGCTCATCCTCCTCATGATCGCAATGGAGATTTAA
- a CDS encoding sigma-54-dependent transcriptional regulator codes for MTGETILIVDDEAAFLRLAGGFLTRQGYRVVTAQDAASARKAYDAERPDLVLLDLVMPPERTPEAGLSALPHFEKSVVIVMTAHSDHELALRAVGLGAWDFLAKPVEPELLKFSVARALAKRSLERDLAQLRAQDDAEYGLVGSGPAMTRLKEMIRRIGAAELPTMILGPTGSGKELVAKALHKASARRDRPLVSIHCGAIPAELIESELFGHLKGSFTGAHADRAGLVAAANGGTLFLDEVGETPAPMQVKLLRFLQEGSYTPVGARDMRRADVRVICATHRDLEAMIAAGSFREDLYYRLRGVIIRTPALDERREDIPLLAAHLLGAAARKRRLKLSHEALVWLAAQSWPGNVRELRATIECAAALADPATASISVDDLAFARDGGASPIPAVDALEEFLPEATERLERRMIGAALAATDNNHSAAARRLGLSRVGLLKMMTRLGLR; via the coding sequence ATGACCGGCGAAACCATTCTCATCGTCGATGACGAAGCCGCGTTTCTGCGGCTCGCGGGCGGCTTTCTGACCCGGCAGGGCTATAGAGTGGTTACGGCGCAGGACGCCGCTTCGGCGCGTAAGGCCTATGACGCGGAGCGGCCGGATCTCGTGCTGCTCGATCTCGTCATGCCCCCGGAACGCACGCCGGAAGCCGGCCTCTCGGCGCTCCCGCATTTCGAAAAATCCGTCGTCATCGTCATGACCGCGCATAGCGACCATGAACTCGCTCTGCGCGCGGTCGGGCTCGGCGCCTGGGATTTTCTTGCAAAGCCCGTCGAGCCTGAACTGCTGAAATTCAGCGTGGCGCGGGCGCTCGCCAAACGCTCTTTGGAGCGCGATCTCGCGCAGCTTCGCGCGCAGGACGACGCGGAATATGGCCTTGTCGGCTCGGGGCCCGCAATGACGCGGCTCAAAGAGATGATCCGCCGCATCGGCGCCGCCGAATTGCCGACAATGATCCTGGGGCCGACCGGCTCCGGCAAGGAGCTTGTCGCCAAGGCCCTGCACAAAGCGAGCGCGCGGCGTGACCGGCCGCTCGTCTCCATTCATTGCGGGGCCATTCCGGCGGAGCTGATCGAAAGCGAATTGTTCGGCCATTTGAAGGGCAGTTTCACCGGCGCCCATGCCGATCGCGCGGGCCTCGTCGCGGCGGCGAATGGCGGCACGCTGTTTCTCGACGAAGTGGGCGAGACGCCGGCGCCCATGCAGGTCAAGCTGCTGCGCTTCCTGCAGGAAGGAAGCTATACGCCGGTCGGCGCCCGCGACATGCGCCGCGCGGATGTGCGCGTCATCTGCGCGACCCATCGCGATCTCGAGGCGATGATCGCGGCGGGAAGCTTTCGCGAAGACCTCTATTATCGTTTGCGCGGCGTCATCATCCGCACGCCCGCGCTCGACGAAAGGCGCGAGGACATTCCGCTGCTCGCCGCGCATTTGCTCGGGGCCGCGGCGAGGAAGCGCCGGTTGAAGCTTTCGCACGAGGCTCTGGTCTGGCTCGCCGCGCAATCCTGGCCGGGCAATGTGCGTGAATTGCGCGCGACGATCGAATGCGCCGCCGCGCTCGCCGATCCGGCCACGGCGTCGATCTCGGTCGACGATCTTGCATTCGCCCGAGACGGCGGCGCATCTCCTATCCCCGCCGTCGATGCGTTGGAAGAGTTCCTGCCCGAAGCGACCGAAAGACTGGAACGCCGCATGATCGGCGCCGCGCTGGCGGCGACGGACAATAATCACAGCGCCGCCGCGCGCCGGCTCGGCCTGTCGCGCGTGGGCCTGTTGAAGATGATGACGCGTCTCGGACTGCGGTGA
- the glpE gene encoding thiosulfate sulfurtransferase GlpE, whose product MTKTDAFHRIDVAAARALLRRGPISVIDIRDSESFARGHIDGALLATQQSFSKFLGETSKESPVLVCCYHGHSSQPVAKFLAEYGFAQVYSLDGGYEAWAAVKSAAPDSPALSPALQAFLAELGVPPDEVNRRDKDGATPLMRAVRLETPALAQELLRAGADLHAVNNDGNQALWLACVAEVSETIQFLIDAGAELQHVNATGATPLMFAASSGRAKAVTLLLAAGADPLLETALGLSALDMASTAECLSLMREAVRRRTPPPAG is encoded by the coding sequence ATGACGAAAACGGATGCTTTTCACAGGATTGACGTCGCGGCGGCGCGCGCGCTTTTGCGGCGCGGCCCGATATCCGTCATCGACATTCGCGACAGCGAATCCTTCGCGCGGGGTCACATCGACGGGGCTCTGCTGGCGACGCAGCAGTCATTTTCGAAATTCCTCGGCGAAACCTCGAAAGAGTCGCCGGTGCTCGTCTGCTGCTATCATGGCCATTCCAGCCAGCCGGTCGCAAAATTCCTTGCGGAATACGGCTTCGCGCAGGTCTACAGCCTCGACGGCGGCTATGAGGCCTGGGCGGCCGTAAAATCAGCGGCGCCGGACAGCCCGGCTTTGAGCCCGGCGCTTCAGGCCTTTCTGGCGGAGCTCGGCGTTCCGCCGGACGAGGTCAATCGGCGAGACAAGGATGGGGCGACGCCCCTCATGCGCGCTGTCCGCCTGGAAACGCCGGCGCTCGCGCAGGAGCTGCTGCGCGCCGGCGCCGATCTGCACGCCGTCAACAATGACGGCAACCAGGCGCTGTGGCTCGCCTGCGTCGCAGAGGTTTCGGAAACGATCCAGTTCCTTATCGATGCTGGAGCGGAACTCCAGCATGTCAACGCGACCGGCGCGACGCCGCTCATGTTTGCGGCCTCCTCGGGGCGCGCCAAGGCCGTTACGCTGCTGCTCGCGGCGGGAGCTGATCCGCTTTTGGAGACGGCGCTTGGATTGTCCGCGCTCGACATGGCGTCGACGGCCGAGTGTCTGAGTCTGATGCGGGAAGCCGTCCGGCGCCGAACGCCGCCACCCGCGGGATGA